The segment GTGCCCTTGATTTCGCGCGCTTTGGCCAACCCCAGCGCAATGGAAAGGGAATCGGAGGCGTGCCCCGACGCATGGACGTCATGCTCGCTTTCGGCCGGGCGCGTGAATCCCGACACGCCGCCGAACGTGCGCAGCGTGTCGAACCGATCGAGGCGGCCGGTGATCAGCTTGTGGGCGTAGGCCTGATGACCCACGTCGAACACGAACCGGTCGGTCGGGCTGTTGATAAGGGAATGAACGGCCAAGATGATCTCGACGGCACCGAGCGAGGACGCCACGTGCCCTCCCGTTTTGGACGCCGAGGCGACGATCTCGCGACGGATCTCGTCCGCAAGTATCTCGAGTTCGGAATCGTCCAGAACCTTGAGATCGGCCGGTGAGCCGATGCAATCGAGAATACGGTCTTTCATGATCGACCTCTTATCTACTGGGAATCGGCGACCTGCCCGACCTCGGCAGGTTGTGCGCCATCCCGTCGCTCGTCTTCGCTTCGGCCGTCGGAACCATCCGAACCGACGGGAAGCTCGTCCTCCCGGCCTTCCCGCTCGCGGGCCAACTCGCTTGAAACGGCGGCCTTCTCCTCGGTCGTATCCAAGTCGGATTCCAGAAGATCGCTCGCGCGAAGCCCCAAGGCGACGGCCTCCTCGTACAGCGCAAGCGCGTCGTCCAGAGAAAGCCCGTCGTCGGAAACCGCCTCGACGATCTCGTTCAGGCGGTCCCTCACCTCGTTGAACGTATTCGGATCCTGCGATGCCATAGGCTACTCGGCGATCGCGGTCTCAGGGGTGCCGTCCAACGGGGACGCGTCGGAGCAGGCGGAATCCCCGGCGGGATCGTCCGCCGACTCCGCCGAAGACCCGGAGGCTTCAACATCGCCGTCAGTGCGGCCCGCATCGGCAACCGCTTCGGCTCCCTTTTCGAGCCTGCGCGCGATACGGCCCAGGATCCCGTTCACGAAGCGCGACGAGTCGTCTTCTCCGCCGTAGCGCTTCGCGAGCTCGACCGCCTCGTTGATGGTCACCGACACCGGAACGTCCTCGACGAACACCATCTCGTACGTGGCGAGGCGCAGAATCCCGCGGTCGACCACGGGCATGCGTCCGAGCGCCCAGTTTTCCGAGGTGGTGGACAGGTACCCGTCGATCTCGTCGCGATGGGCGGCAACGCCGCGCACCAGCGCCTCGGCATATACGGGCAGGTCGAGGTCGTCGGCGGGGTACGCTCCC is part of the Berryella intestinalis genome and harbors:
- a CDS encoding exodeoxyribonuclease VII small subunit — protein: MASQDPNTFNEVRDRLNEIVEAVSDDGLSLDDALALYEEAVALGLRASDLLESDLDTTEEKAAVSSELAREREGREDELPVGSDGSDGRSEDERRDGAQPAEVGQVADSQ
- the nusB gene encoding transcription antitermination factor NusB, whose product is MAAKGKMHERTLARESALALLYSSDITESDVAKIVDEGAYPADDLDLPVYAEALVRGVAAHRDEIDGYLSTTSENWALGRMPVVDRGILRLATYEMVFVEDVPVSVTINEAVELAKRYGGEDDSSRFVNGILGRIARRLEKGAEAVADAGRTDGDVEASGSSAESADDPAGDSACSDASPLDGTPETAIAE